The Ipomoea triloba cultivar NCNSP0323 chromosome 4, ASM357664v1 DNA segment CTCCCAAACATGGCTTTAAACTTCTTGTTTCCTCTCCTCCTCTTCTCAGTGACGACCACCGCACAGGACTGCCCGTATCCCTGCTTTCCGCCGCCCTCCGGCCCTGGAAACAATTCTCCGGCAACTACAACACCGCCTTCGCCACCATCCCAAACAGCCTCCAATCCTCCTGCCACTATTCTCACTCCACCGGCGGTTGGCGGCGGTGGAGGTTACAATCCTTACAATAATCCCCCGCCGGATTTTATGAACAGCATCGCACCACCGCCCCCGGACCCTATCTTGCCGTGGTTCCCATATTACTCCAAAAAGTCTCCCCATGCTGATGCTGATCAGCAGTCATCATCGGCGTCCTTCCCAGCTGGATTATCATCATCAACCACCATGAAGATGATCATTACCACCATAGTTCCAATAAAGCTTTTCTTGATTTTCACTTTTATTTTCCAGTAGGATGGATTTAGTATTGATGTAGCTATAAGGTACTAGGTGGTGATCTGATGACATGAAAATCTTgaataattatttagaaacattattgattaattttttaattttattgtaatgATATGAGATGTGCTTGTATGGAGTGTTTCTTGTTTTTGCAGAAATTAGAATTGGTAAGACAGAACTAGATAGAGATGTGAAgaatatgatgatgatggcCTATTATGGAATCTTGACACCTACTTGGCTACTTTTAGTAATCAATCTAGACGGATAGATGcttctatttattattaaataataaataagtatatatgTGGCGTAACTTTGATATTCACAAACTGCTAATAAGAAACCAATCGAGCTACCTACAGGCGTAACCTAGTATAATCTAGTGATTGAGTACGTAATCAcactaagatatatatatatatatatatatatatatagttagatcATAtcagatcacttgtttaggtaagatcgtgagatcataTCTTATACATCCATTTAATAAtgtaatggtctagattgatttaagatgggttaggatcatatgagatcacttctTTAAGTAAGATCGTGatatcagatcttgtgcatttatatgatttaatggtctagattgatttaagttctaagttgaagtgtgtgtgaacggtgataaaatgtgtgcgaacggtagtTAAGTGTGTACGAaaggtgattaaatgtgtgcaaactgtgattaaatgtgtgtgaacggtgattaagtgtgtgcaaacggtgattaagtgtgtgcgaacggagtggGTGTCAAATAatttagaccattaaaattttttagattgatttACAAGATTtgttctcaaaatattttaatggtctagattgattaagacttcaaagttgaagtgtgtgcgaatggtgattaaaaatgtgtgcaaacggagtgtgtgtcaatcaatgtagaccattaaaaaaatattacatggatgcacaagatctgatctctcGATCTTACCTAACAAGTGATATCATTGGAACTCTaccctgtatatatatatagtagagtttaggtgtggtcgcgccttcccgtgcagttggtgcggtttacaccactcgatgttaagaaatgcaccactcaatgttaagaaatacaccacacaaatatgtactattaggtacacatcaccaaaaattataaaaaaaaaaaaatacaccacataGTATTCAGAcatgcacaattagaaacatgggagttataatgtgtttttatgcattttcattgtggtgtttttcttaacattgagtggtgcatttcttaacattgaatggtgtaaaccgcaccgaccgcacaggAAGGCGCAATCatatttgaatagaaatctctctctctctctctctatatatatatatatatatatgatttggatCCAGTGAGACCACCTCATTtagatgagatcatgagattaAATCCAGGTCATCTATTGTCTTATTTTTAATGGTACAGATTTGATGGGATTTCAAGATTATTGTAGGTAATTATGGTATGAAGAAGGGTTGTTTAGGCTTTTtgcaatttaatatatttattaccatttttatttacgtattatttttaattgtttccTTTATTTGATTGGTGTTCCCTCTTCCCAGTCGTATCTTCCCATTcctttttgtcttctttttattttctctcccCCAAACCATTTGAACCGCACACACCtaatattcacaaattacatGGACAAACTAAACATGCCAAAAACACTTAAGTGCATTATCAGTAACTTGCACACGTCGTCTTAAAGACATGCACACTACTACAATGgcatattttagatttttacaCATGCTAAACCCAATAGCGCATACACCTACAAACACAAATTCAAATATCACCCATGCTTAACTCCatgaacacacaaaaaattgcattaagtattttgcatatttttatCAACGCCCACGCACACAGTACCCAGAGTTCTACACATGCTAACACTAACGTACGCACACACCGTCTTAAAGAAATGCACACTACTACAATGTCATAATTGGGGTTTTAACACCAGCTAAACTCATTAACGCACACACCTACAAACCAAATCTCAAAATCACTCATGCTTAACTCCATTAACGTACAAAAAATGCCATTCAGTATTTTGCACATTTATAACAACGCCCGATCACACATTACCCAGAATTTTGCAAACGTTAGCAACCACGAACGCATGCACCGTCGGATCCCCTAACCATTTTGCATAACCGCACACCCACCAAAAATGCACCCACTGTTCGCAATAAACGCACACACCTGCGGAACCAAACAAAACTCGAAAAAAATTTTGATTACATACTTACAGGCACTGTTGTTGGCCATGGAATACTCCTAGACGACTGTGACTaattcttc contains these protein-coding regions:
- the LOC116017509 gene encoding uncharacterized protein LOC116017509, whose protein sequence is MALNFLFPLLLFSVTTTAQDCPYPCFPPPSGPGNNSPATTTPPSPPSQTASNPPATILTPPAVGGGGGYNPYNNPPPDFMNSIAPPPPDPILPWFPYYSKKSPHADADQQSSSASFPAGLSSSTTMKMIITTIVPIKLFLIFTFIFQ